A genomic stretch from Theropithecus gelada isolate Dixy chromosome 2, Tgel_1.0, whole genome shotgun sequence includes:
- the ACOX2 gene encoding peroxisomal acyl-coenzyme A oxidase 2 — translation MGSPVHRVSLGDTWSRQMHPDMESERYMQSFDVERLTNILDGGAQNTALRRKVESIIHSYPEFSRKDNYFMTQNERYKAAMRRAFHIRLIAQRLGWLEDGRELGYAYRALSGDVALNIHRVFLKALRSLGSEEQIAKWDPLCKNIQIIATYAQTELGHGTYLQGLETEATYDAATQEFVIHSPTLTATKWWPGDLGRSATHALVQAQLVCSGARRGMHAFIVPIRSLRDHTPLPGIIVGDIGPKMDFDQMDNGFLQLNHVRVPRENMLSRFAQVLPDGTYIKLGTAQSNYLPMVVVRVELLLGEVLPTLQKACVIAMRYSVIRRQSQLRPSDPEAKVLDYQTQQQKLFPQLAISYAFHFLAVSLLEFFQHAYTAILNRDFSLLPELHALSTGMKAMMSEFCTQGAEICRRACGGHGYSKLSGLPSLVTKLSASCTYEGENTVLYLQVARFLVKSYLQTQMSPGSTPQRSLPPSVAYLATPDLARCPAQRAADFLCPELYTTAWAHVAARLIKDSVHHLQTLTQSGADQHEAWNQTTVIHLQAAKAHCYYVTVKGFTEALEKLENESAIQQVLKRLCDLHAIHGILTNSGDFLHDAFLSGAQVDMARTAYLDLLCLIRKDAILLTDAFDFTDECLNSALGCYDGNVYERLFQWAQKSPTNTQENPAYEEYIRPLLQSWRSKL, via the exons ATGGGCAGCCCAGTGCACCGAGTGTCATTGGGGGATACCTGGAGCAGGCAAATGCACCCCGACATGGAGAGCGAGAGGTATATGCAGTCCTTTGACGTGGAACGGCTCACCAACATCCTTGATGGAGGTGCCCAGAACACTGCTCTCCGGAGGAAAGTTG AGAGCATCATCCACAGTTACCCAGAGTTTAGCCGTAAGGACAATTATTTCATGACCCAGAATGAGCGTTATAAGGCTGCCATGCGGAGGGCATTCCACATCCGGTTGATAGCACAGCGCCTGGGTTGGTTGGAAGATGGTCGTGAATTAGGCTATGCTTACAG AGCCCTTTCTGGAGATGTGGCTTTAAATATACACAGAGTCTTCCTGAAAGCCCTCAGGAGCCTGGGCTCAGAGGAACAGATTGCCAAATGGGACCCACTCTGCAAAAACATCCAGATCATCGCAACGTATGCACAGACAGAGCTGGGACATG GGACATATCTTCAGGGCCTGGAGACTGAAGCCACCTATGACGCAGCCACCCAGGAGTTTGTGATACACAGCCCCACGCTGACTGCCACCAAATGGTGGCCTGGAGACC TGGGACGGTCAGCCACCCATGCCCTGGTCCAAGCCCAGCTGGTCTGCTCAGGAGCCCGGCGGGGCATGCACGCTTTTATTGTGCCAATCCGGAGTCTTCGGGACCATACCCCACTGCCAG GAATCATCGTTGGGGACATCGGGCCCAAGATGGACTTTGATCAAATGGACAACGGCTTCCTGCAGCTGAACCATGTGCGGGTCCCCAGGGAGAACATGCTGAGTCGCTTTGCACAG GTCTTGCCAGATGGCACATACATCAAACTCGGGACAGCACAGAGCAACTACCTTCCCATGGTGGTGGTGCGGGTGGAGCTGCTGTTAGGGGAGGTCCTCCCTACACTGCAGAAGGCCTGTGTCATCGCCATGCGCTACTCAGTCATCCGCCGCCAATCCCAGCTCCGGCCCAG TGACCCAGAGGCAAAGGTCCTGGACTACCAGACGCAGCAGCAGAAACTCTTTCCTCAGCTGGCCATCAGTTATGCCTTCCATTTCCTGGCAGTCAGCCTCTTGGAGTTCTTCCAGCACGCCTACACTGCCATTCTGAACAGAGACTTCAGCTTGCTGCCTGAG CTCCACGCACTGAGCACAGGCATGAAGGCCATGATGTCGGAATTCTGcactcagggagctgagatctGCCGCAGGGCCTGTGGCGGACACGGCTACTCAAAGCTGAGTGGCCTGCCATCACTGGTCACCAAATTGTCGGCCTCCTGCACCTATGAGGGTGAGAACACAGTGCTCTACCTGCAGGTGGCCAG GTTTCTGGTGAAGAGCTACCTGCAGACTCAGATGTCCCCTGGCTCCACGCCACAGAGATCTCTCCCTCCATCTGTCGCGTATCTCGCCACACCTGACCTGGCCAGGTGTCCAGCCCAGAGGGCAGCCGACTTCCTCTGCCCGGAGCTCTACACCACGGCCTGGGCACACGTGGCAGCAAG ACTGATAAAGGACTCAGTGCACCATTTACAGACCCTGACGCAATCCGGAGCTGACCAGCACGAGGCCTGGAACCAGACCACTGTCATACACCTCCAGGCTGCTAAG GCGCACTGCTACTATGTCACTGTGAAGGGTTTCACAGAAGCTCtggagaaactagaaaatgaaTCAGCGATTCAGCAGGTGCTCAAGCGCCTCTGTGACCTCCATGCCATACACGGAATCTTGACTAACTCAGGTGACTTTCTCCATGATGCCTTCCTGTCTGGTGCCCAAGTGGACATGGCAAGGACAGCCTACCTGGACCTGCTCTGCCTGATCCG